Below is a window of Streptomyces sp. ITFR-16 DNA.
GCCCAGCGCCACCCCGACGACTTCGACGGCATTCTCGCCGGCGCACCCGCGATCAACTGGGACGAGTTCGAGGTCGCGACGCTGTGGCCGCAGGTCGTGATGAACGAGGAGCGGGCCTACCCCACCTCCTGCGAGTTCAAAGCCGTCAACGAGGCCGTCCTCAAGGCGTGCGACACGCTCGACGGGGCCAAGGACGGGCTGGTCGCCGACGTGAGCCGGTGCGCCTACGACCCCCGCGAACTGATCGGCACGAAGACCGTGTGCGACGGCGAGGAAGGGGTCTTCACGGCGGCGGACGCGGCCGTCGTACGCAAGATCTGGGACGGTCCCCGCACGACGGCGGGCGGAAGGCTCTGGTACGGCCTGCCGGTCGGCGCCGACTTCGAGCCCCTGGCGGCGTCCGCGCCCGACGACGGCAACGTCAAGGGCACGCCGTTCTCCGTACCGGCGGCCTGGGTCGCGACGTTCGTCAAGAAGCAGCCCTCCTTCGACACCTCGACGCTCACCTCCGGCCAGTTCACCCGGCTGTTCCGGCAGTCCCAGGCGGAGTTCGGCTCCGTGATCGGCTCCGACGACCCGGACCTGTCGGGCTTCCGCGACTCCGGTGGCAAGCTCCTCACCTGGCACGGCCAGGCCGACCAGCTGATCCCCACCCAGGGCACGGTGGACTACCGCGAGCGCGTGGAGCGGCAGATGGGCGGCTCGCACCGGGTGGACGACTTCTACCGGCTCTTCCTTGCCCCGGGCACGGCCCACTGCGGGCTCAGCGGCAGGACCGACGACCTGGGCGCCCTCAGGGCCTGGGTCGAGCAGGGGCGCGCCCCCGGCACGCTGACGGCCGCCCTGACCGATGCCTCCGGCGGGACGGTCACGCGCGAGCTGTGCCGCTACCCCTTGGTCTCCCGCTATGCCGGCGACGGTGCCCCGGCCACCGCCGAGGCTTTCGACTGCGTGCGCGCCGCCCGGTCGGAGCCCCGCGGCAGCGCGTTCTAGGGGGTCGGCATGAACACGGCCTTGGTCTCCAGGAAGCTCTCCAGCCCCTCGGGACCGCCCTCGCGGCCCTGTCCCGACAGCTTCCTGCCGCCGAACGGCACGCCGGCCGAGATCTCGAAGCCATTGACCGCGAGATGACCCGCCTTCACGCGGAGAGCCACCTCGAAGGCACGCTCGACGTCGGCGCCGAACACACTGCCGCTCAGGCCGAAGTCCGTGTCGTTGGCGAGGCGGACGGCCTCGTCGACGTCGCGGTACCCCTGCACGGTCACCACCGGGCCGAAGATCTCCTCGCGGGCGATCGTCATCTCCGGTGCGGCCTGTGTGAACACGGTGGGCTCGATGTAGTACCCCCGGTCGAAGCCGGGGCTCCTTCCGCCACCGATGAGAAGCCGGGCCCCTTCCGCCCGGCCGGCCTCGATGTACCCGAGCACACGGTCGTACTGGCGCGCGTCGAGGACGGGGCCCATGTCGGTCGCCGTGTCCCAGGGGTCGCCGACCCACAGTC
It encodes the following:
- a CDS encoding tannase/feruloyl esterase family alpha/beta hydrolase → MKRTPVLLAAGLPLIAAAVFLPTASAETVAAGSAPLNCSAVSVKPPAGTEVEHVTAVRQAGGTVEVESGPLAGSVTDVPAYCEVTLTLTHPGAGDHAKVRVWLPATGWNGRFQALGGSAYAAGDNGLGLAGAVKQGYAAATTDAGVGDLLDTTWALDGKGRINTPLLKNFAERSQHDAAVVAKQVVAEVYGRAASYAYFNGCSTGGREGYMEAQRHPDDFDGILAGAPAINWDEFEVATLWPQVVMNEERAYPTSCEFKAVNEAVLKACDTLDGAKDGLVADVSRCAYDPRELIGTKTVCDGEEGVFTAADAAVVRKIWDGPRTTAGGRLWYGLPVGADFEPLAASAPDDGNVKGTPFSVPAAWVATFVKKQPSFDTSTLTSGQFTRLFRQSQAEFGSVIGSDDPDLSGFRDSGGKLLTWHGQADQLIPTQGTVDYRERVERQMGGSHRVDDFYRLFLAPGTAHCGLSGRTDDLGALRAWVEQGRAPGTLTAALTDASGGTVTRELCRYPLVSRYAGDGAPATAEAFDCVRAARSEPRGSAF